The sequence CCTCCGCGACCCTTAACCCATGACCTCATAGTAAATATTCTAGAGACGTGGAACTTAACTTTAGAGAAAGTAATCATTCATTCGTTGCAAAAAGACACGTTTTATGCAGCGTTGATTGTGCAGCAGGGAGAGGTGAAAAAAGAAATTGATGCGCGTCCTAGCGATGCGATCGCCATCGCCCTTCGCACTAATACTTCTATTTGGGTGATGGAAGAGGTTGTTGCTGACGCCTCCATTCCCGTTGATCGTGACGCCGATGAAGCCGAACAACAAGCATTCCGCGAATTTATTTCCAACATCCGCCCCGAAGATTTAATCAAGCGCTTTGGCGACGGTGAAAGTTAAATAAACCCATGAGTGTTAAGTGCGGAGGAACCCTACAACGCACTGGCTCCTCTGCACTCAAGACTCTCCCTCGCTGCGCTCCAATTCAAAATTATTAATTCAAAATTCTTGCATTAATTAAACTTTCTTTTTTCCAATTTTTATAGCAGTTCCCAATTAGATGAGGTAGAGCCTAGCTAGTACAAGAAGGCTGAAGTATAAAGTATGAATTATGAAAGTAAGAGGTATATACTATATGCTTTTTACAGTTCTACAATAGTAGCCTTATTTATACCGTGCTGTACTAGTCTCCATATCCTATTTTCTAGCCACTAACCTCAATAATCTAAAATCCTCGCATCGAGTGACGCTATGCAATACCGACGCTTTGGTAAAACTAATTTAAACTTATCTGTTTTTTCTCTAGGTGCAATGCGCTACCTAGTTAATCAAGAAAATGTTCAACAAACTATTGAGCAAGCTTTAGCCCTAGGCATTAATCATATAGAAACAGCTAGAGGATACGGTAAAAGTGAAGAATATTTGGGAGCAGCGCTCAAAACAGGGTTATCTGTACCCCGTTCCCAACTCTACATCACCACCAAAATTCCTCCTACACCCGATGCTGACACCATGCATCGATTTATTGATGAATCCTTGGAAAAATTGCAACTCGATTATCTAGATTGCTTAGGAATTCATGGCTTGAATACTTGGGAACATTTAGAGTTAGTTAAAACCGGCTGCATACAGGCTGTAGAAGCAGCTGTGGATGATGGAAGGATAAAACATGTAGGCTTTTCTAGCCACGGTTCATTAGAAGTAATTCAGGCGGCAATTAACACAGATTTATTTGAATTTGTCAATCTGCATTATTACTATTTTTTCCAACGAAATGCACCAGCAATTAAGTTAGCAGTTGAGAAAGATATGGGCGTTTTTATCATTTCTCCTGCAGACAAAGGAGGAAGACTCTACAGTCCACCACCAAAACTACAACAATTGTGTCAACCGTTTTCACCTCTAGAATTAAATTATCGATTTTTACTCAGCGATCCGCGAATTACAACCTTGAGTGTAGGGCCAGCTAACCCAGAAGAATTAATTAACCCGTTGCAGGTTGCTGATAATTGCGGCGAACTGAGTACAGCAGAAATATCAGCTTTTCAAAGATTAGAAAATCAGCAAAAAAATGCTTTATTAACTGACAAATGCAGTCAGTGTTTCGCTTGTTTGCCTTGTCCTGAAAACATCCATATACCAGAGGTATTACGATTACGAAATTTGTCTATAGCTTACGATATGACAGATTATGGACAATATCGTTATGGCATGTTTGAAAATGCAGGTCATTGGTTTCCCGGAATGAAAGCTAACCGCTGTACAGAATGCGGTGATTGTTTACCAAGATGTCCTGAAGAATTAAATATTCCAGCTTTATTGCAAGATGCTCATGAGACATTAAATGGCAAAGCTGGGAGAAGATTGTGGGGATAATTTAATAGTTATCAATTATAAGTTTTCAGTTGCTCCAAAGACGCTAAACTAATTTTAGGTATTGGGAAAAAAACTATGCAAGTAACACAACAGCGATACTTCACCCCAGAGGAATATCTGCAACTAGAAGAAGCTGCTGACTACAAAAGTGAATATATTGACGGAGAAATAATTCCTATGGCGGGTGGAACAATCAATCATAACCAAATAGCCCTGAACTTAAGTACAGAGTTAAATTTTGCTTTCAAAAAGCAAAATAATAGAGTTTATATGGGTGATGTGCGCCTGTGGACACCACCCAAGCGTACCTACACGTATCCAGATGTAATGATTCTAGTGGATGAACCTGAATTTTGGAATAACCGCAAAGATATAATTGTCAATCCACAGGTAATTATTGAGGTGTTATCAAAATCAACCGCAGCCTATGACAGTGAAGATAAATTTCAGGCTTACCGAACAATTCCTACCTTCCAAGAATATCTTTTGATTGACCAAAACCGGATTCACATAGATCAGTTTTCTAAAACTGGTAAAAAGCAATGGACGCTGCGTGAATATGACGAAGAAGACGAGAAAGTTTCTCTTGTCACAGTACCTTTTGAAATTTCTTTAGAGGATGTATATAACAAGGTTAAATTTGAGGTTGTAGAATTTGCAGAGGAAAGAGTTGATGGTGAGGAGTTGGGGTGAGCGATCGCTTCCTTGCTCGATTTATCTATTTATTTTAAAAAGACCAGTTTAATAATTGTTTGACGATTAATCTAAGACTTCAGCTAATGCATTAACAACTGCATTTCTGGCTGCAATTTTATCCAGGTATTTTTGAGCATCTTCTTGCCCAAAATGCTTTTTGAGAGTCAAATACTGGTTGATGGGTGCATAGTATAGCAAAATCACAGCTTCATAAGTACCGTCTTCTGGTAAGCAAATTTGCCAAGTTTGTAGAGTATAAATATCCGCCTCATCGTTTGACCTACCATGTCCTAAAACCCTAACAAAATAATGTCCCTGCTGTTTTTCTACATCTCTATTTAAATCTCTAATAAAATTATCAAGAGACATGCGCGCATGTCCGCTACCATTAAGAGATAGGCAAGGGGATGAAGGCATTGTCTGGGAAATAAATTTTATGTTTGGGGGTTCATCAGTCCAGTCTTCACACAATAATCTATTCATAATTAACTCCAGAATTTAAATCTGCAGTCATATTCTTTGCCGTCTATCTTAGTAGCTTTGGAGTCAAATCCGTCATAGGCTTTTGCTTCTTCTTTACATATCTCTTCAGCTTGATCATCACTACTTGCTTGGATAGGAATCATTTCTTCTTGTAATGTCGCTTCTTCGTTGGGCAGATAATTACCGTAATCTTGACTACCTTTCTTGCTAAACCAACCCATTTTATTTATCCTCGAATTATGCTTGATAGCTGAAGGGGAGACGAAATAAGCTACAATATAGATTCAATAAGCTTCATGGCTCTTAAACCTTGTTGATAATGCTTCCACTTATTACGATTAATTCTCATTAATTGTGTGACTAAATCAATACAGCTATCCTTGAAATGTACCCATGTTTGACCATATAAGCCGATATAAAAACTACTGTGTCTCCGTTGAGAACGACTCCTTTCTTTAATCCGAGCTATATATTTTTGGATTCCTTTGCGTTTAATAAGTTGACCATTAATTGTTGCAGAGGTGTAAGCGATCGCTATCAACAAAACTAGAGAAATAAAACGTTCACCTTGAACATTAGTGTTTTCTAAGTTATAGCCACCTGTTTTGAAATCTCTAAACATTTCTTCAATATCAAATCGCTTTTTGTAAGCAGCAATTGCTGACTCTAGGGTGTCAAAATTTGTTAAAATAAACCATGCTTCTTTGGGTGCTACTCCGTTAATTTTACGTTGCCACTTACCAGCCACATTAAAACTGATAAAACCCTGAGTCTTTGTTACCTTAACTCCCTTGATAAAAAAAGATACTCCAGGAGTTAATCCTAAACTGCTTAACTCCATAAACATATCTTGTTTAATTTCTACAAATTCATTCTTTTTCAATCGCAAACAAAAATATACATCCTTGCTCTGAAGGTACTTTGCTAGTTTTACCGAGCAAAATTCTCTATCCCCCAACACACAGATTTTATAATCTTTCAATATTGCTATAACTGGCGATAATATTTTCTGCTGTTCCGTGAGATTACTACTACCTAATTTGGGCAGCAAACTAAAATATATTGGTATGGCTCTTTTATCCCAAATCACGCTGACCATTAATAAGTTTATCCGACTCCAATTAGTCCTATCAATTGCTATATAAATAATTTTTTCATTCTGGAAGTAGTTTGCTATTAGTTCTTGAATAATTGGCAACCAAACTTTTTCAATTGTGAGATTTGGTAATGATAAAAATCTTTGTATTCTTTTTCTTCTGCTTTCAAATTTAATTCCCAAAGGTAGCGCATTCGCTAATTTTTCTAAAGTTACTTCTTTGATTGACTGCAACAGATGTATCAAAATTTTTAGCAACAGATATTCTGCTAAACTCAATTGACTTTTTAAGTGCTTTTGGTACAATATAGCTAACATTATCATTAAGTAGGTCTTATTGACAAAACTAGACCTACCTTTTTCTATCACAAAACGCTACCCATCTTATACACCAAGCTTTTTAGGCTGTTTCGTCTCCCCTCCAGATGATTGAGAGAATTTCATCTCGTTTATTGGTAATCAGTCCTAAATAGTAGCTACTGGAATATGGGGCAGAATTGGTAATTCCTTGAAAACCCTGATAGAAAGTGACAATATCACCAGTATTACCAAGAGCAAGAAGAGTCTTTTCGCCTTTTTTTATTTTGCGTGTGATTTGCAATTCTTCAAGTGGGAATTCCCCAGAAGCAATGATTTTTGTCAGTTCTTGGTAGTATTTCTCGGCGCTGACTTTCGACTCCAGATATTGAGTAAGGTAATTCAAAGGAAACTGCTTCTCAAGACGAGAGCGATCGCGTTTACGCCACGAACCTTTAGTGGTGATTTTCCCATCTTCGTGCCAAAGGATATAGTTCTTGGCTCCTCTGGTAGGAACAAACATAGCTTTGGCTAGAACTTCCAATTCTATATTGATACCATGTGGTAAAGAATTCTGTAGATTTTCAAACACCATTAACGGTTTGGGATGAGAGAAGAAAATACCATCAGTATCAGATTCCACCTGCACACCCCCTGCTTTCTCAATCACATCAATCATGAATCGCAGTATGCGTCTGCCGTAAGCTGTTACTAGTGCAGCAGCTTCCATATCATTAAAGCCAACACCAGAAGTACCATAAAAGCCAAACAAGGAGTTAATCAGTTCTTTGAGAGAACCTTCCGCTTGTTTGACACTCATATCCCCAGCTTTCCCCAGTTGTTTGAGTTTGAGACGTTCTTTGGTGAGATACTCTAGAATACTCAATCCTACTCGGCGTGTATCCTTGCGAGAGCAAATGCCATATTTAAGCATGATGCTGGGGTAGAGGCTGGAAACATCGATTTTGGCAATGCTGCGGTGCAATCCAGATATCGATATCACCAAACCCCCCTCAAACTTCATCTTGCGATCGGTTGTTGGTTCATAACTTGGGTATTGGCTTTCTAGTACCCGTTGCCATTTAGTACCATTGCCAGTTAGAGAAAGCTGTTGCAGATTCATCCTTGGTACTATCAGAGACTCATAGTGATAGGAAGGAACCAATTTATCAGCAATCAGTTTCGTGTCTTCCAAATCATAAATCAGGTACTCCCTAATTTTTTGCCATCCCCTAGAACCTGAACCACCACTCCAACACTGTTGAATTTCTTGGTGAGTTAGCACCAATCTTTCATGCTCTCTTAACCCCATCTGCAATACAACTTTTTTGAGGGAATGGCTATTAAAGAGAGATTTGATTACAAAATCCCACCTTAATACACAGATATATACATCAACGTGTTGGCTATTTCTAATGAATATTTCTCGAATCTCAATCGGCTTGCCAAATACCTGTGCCGTTCTGATAGTTCTAGATTTAGAGGAGATTGTGAATGGATGTGGTATGCCATTGATTTTGCACCGATGAATGATAAATGGTAAATCGAATTCTGTACCGTTATATGTCAGAACTACATCAGGTGATGTGCGCTGAAAATGGGAGATAAATTGGAGAAGCAATTTTGATTCATCTTCTTCCATGAATACAAAATACTCCCCCAATTCATTCATGCATCCTATAGCTAAAATGCGCTCAGTTCCAGATATCAGCCCTGATGTTTCAATATCAAGTATCATCTGTTTCAGGGTATTATATGGCTTAATTGTTCTTATTGGTTGCCATTTTGGATGTTCTGCATCGTCTGTATAAAAGATATCTAGTTTGTTTTCTTGAACTACAATTTTGTTGCCACTTTTGGTAATAAAGTTACGAGGATTGTAAGCAGCATCCATTGTTTATTCAGTGAAGTAGTTAGTGTTTCCTAATTTCCGCATTCGGAAAACGATTGAGTTGATTTCCAAAAAGTAGTGTAGAGAAGGATGCTGAGATAGGAAATAGTCGAAATCATCTAAACTAGTAATGGTCAATTCTTGAGGTAGTATGCGTCCTTCCAGATTAAGAGAGATTTTGGGGTAGTTTCGTGGATCGTATCTAGCTAATGATTCATATCTAGATATTTTCTGCAAATGGTAAGTAATGGAATTGATATTTAGGTAATAATCTGTGGTTGAGTGAGTGTAGATAAATTCACCCAATTCTTCCACTTTATTTAGTTGTTGATGATGGACTGTTTTATCTTCAGTTTGACAAGAAATTTCCATGCTTAATACTCACTCGGTAGCATCAATACTGTTTGGCAGACATAAAGCTTGATTTGTTGTAGGGGAAAGTCGGTAAATTCTATGTTTTGCACTACATCTGGATGACAATCTGAATCAACACCACAAGTGAGAACTGCTGTTTTATCGGTATTAACTTCCAATTGCCAAAGTTGAAATTCTTTGAGTTCTGGATGTTTCGATAAAAGTTCATTTGTTTGATAAGAGGCAATAGCATCAATCAGCCAATAGGCTTGAGCTTCTTCCGCTACAAATTGGATACCCTCTGTATATAAGAGTTTCTTAGACCAGTGTTTAAAGTTTGTAGAAGAACCTGTGAAGTGGGCTAAATCGTCTTGGTTAATCATGATTTAAGTTGTGTGTTATAACTTCAATAGCAAAAGGCGTTAGCCATCAATTGCTGATAACAAAAAGCCCCTCATTTTGAGGGATTGGCAATCAGAATTTGTGAGAGTTTTACCTGGAAGCTATCAACTGTCCTACCATTTCTACCCAAGCGGGCGCTTTTTTTCCATTAATTGGTGTGAGAGAATTCCACTGTTGTTGCAGAGATTCGATGCTCATCTGAGGTAGTTGTTCTTGCGCCCAGGCGATCGCATCACCAGGTGTTTTCCAGTTAGTCCACGGTGGATTGTCTCTCATGGGAATGAATGTAGCCGGAGTAGTACAGTTAGCAGAAGGTAGCAGCCCCAGAATGATCACCTCTAGCCATAATTGTGGTTGAGTGGAAAGCTTCACTTGCACTTCGGATTGTCTGAGATGTTGTTGGGCGAGTAAGATGGTTGTGCTATCCCAATTTTTCGTGATTTCACACAATTCCTTCCAAGTGTCTTCAGTAAGTGTCACCATCTTTTGATTGTTGGGAGATGTTTTGGCAATCAACATATCTCTCAAGAAGCTGGTGAGATTTTGCAGAATTACCAGTGGTTCTTTACCCCACTCCAGTAAATTGCGAATAATCGCAATCACTGCATCACTGTTATTTTCTTGAATCCTCTCCACCAGTGTTAGCAATTCGTACTCTGGTACAGTACCTGCTAATTCCCATACCCAATTAGGGGTGATAGTAGTGTTAAGCAGACTGAGTTGATCTAGCAAACACTCAGCATCCCTCAAACATCCAGAAGACATTTGTGCTACCAGCAGCAGCGCTTCTGGAGTAATATCGATTATTTCCTCAGAGATAATGTAGTTTAGGTGTTTCACCATATCATCAACACCAATTCTTTTAAAATCGAACCTTTGGCATCGAGAGGCAATGGTGGTAGGTACTTTGTGAACTTCTGTGGTGCAGAGGACAAATACTACATTACGAGGAGGTTCTTCCAAAGTCTTGAGAAGAGCCTGGAATGCTTGGGAACTGAGACTATGTACCTCATCCAGAACGTACACCTTGTAACGACTGTTGACAGGTGCAACATAAACACGGTCGATAATCTGCCTGATATTCTCTACGCCAGAGTTGCTAGCAGCATCTATTTCTACTACATCCAGAGATAATCCACTAGCGATCGCACTACATGAATCGCATTGCCCACAGGGTTCAGGAGTGGAAGAGTCACCATGTTGACAGTTGAGAGATTTTGCCAGAATGCGAGCGCTGGAGGTTTTTCCTGTGCCTCTTGGGCCTGTGAACAGATACGCCGGGGCAATTCTCTTTGAAGTGATGGCGTTGGTGAGTGTGGTAGCGATCGCTTGTTGACCAACAAGTTGAGCAAAGGATTGAGGACGATATTTGAGATGAAGTGGTTGGTATGTCATTCTTTCAAATGCAGATATCTTTCAAATGCAGATATATTGAATGCTCCCAAGCTCATATATCACTAGAGAGCTTAGCGGGACTTAAACAAAAATTAAGCCCAAATAAAGCCGAAACTGGCTTTATGAGAGGCAAATACGTCACGATTAATGGTTAGCCATTCAAAAAAACGGAAAGAAATCGCTGTTCTAAACGCTTCTAAAGCATCAGTAAAAGTGTTCAAAGGTTTAGTTGCCCACCTACGTCTCAAACCCCCAGTCAGCTGATGCCAAAGAATAAAAGTATAGGCACAAAAAACCAGGATAAAATGTCGTATGAGACTAGTTTTATCTCGGACTTGATATTCTTTTAATCCGAGAAAGCCTTTGGCTTCTCGATAGAAAACTTCCACCCAATTTCGTTGAGAATAGGTGTTGACTATCCATTCTGGAGTGACAACAGATGTAGAAACATTAGTGATAAAATAGTCGATATCAGTGGCATTTGAGAAAGTATCAGCATTCATCACGATAGCTATACTTCGCTGTCCCTCTAGACGTGATATCTCTACAAGTCTTGTTGCTACCCACACTGTTCGGGATTTATCTAATTTGAGTTTAATTTCGCTAAAAGCTTCTTGGGGCAACGTCTGTGCTAATTCATCTAGCCTGATTGTTTGTTGATAATTTCCTTGGTTACTAATTGTGACTTTCCGATTTTTGGCTACTCCTCCTAAATACTTTAAGTTTCGCTTTTCTAGTTCTAATAGGAATGATGTATTGTTACCATATCCCGCATCTACAATTACTATTCCTGGTTGATATCCTCGCTCTCTTGTTTGGTCTATTAACTTAATTGCTATCTCGGTTTTCTTCTCAAATAATGGGTCTTGTTTCCCCTGTGGTAATGAATCAGCGTGCTGATATAACTCTATATCTAATGGTAGGCTTTTTCTGCCATCATATAAATGACTTGTTACCACTACTATTCCATTATCAGTCTTACCGATTTCTCCAATATATTGTCTTCCAACTCCTTCAGTCAAGTTACCACTTTTCCTATGCCCTGAATCATCAATTATCAAGCTAAATCCCCGATTAATTCTAGTTTGACTACACTTGTTCATTACCTCCAAGCGTCTTTCATTCAGCTTTTTAGCCGACCAAGGTGCATCTGTTAAAAAGTGGTGTAATCTATGGTAATTCACCCCTATGGCGTTTCCTGCCATCTGTAACAGGTTTTTTCTCTCACTTTCCCCCAATAATCCCCCTAAATAATGTCTGAACTCCCTTTTTTGCGCTTGATGATTAAATACATCATCAAACCTTTGACACCATTTTTCAAAGCATGGGGGCATGGCTGTGGGAGTTGTCTCTTTCATCAGGCTTATTTTAACGTGAAACCTATGCTATATCTGCATTATAACCTCTTTTGCTCTCTTTTTTTGCTTAAGTCCCGTTAGGAGTTTAACAGTTGTTTATTAGGCAGCTTGAGTTTTCTTCTTTCTGCCTCTAGGTTTGGTAGCAGGAGGATTTGTAGATGTTATTGCTTCTTCTGTTGTA is a genomic window of Fortiea contorta PCC 7126 containing:
- a CDS encoding bifunctional nuclease family protein — encoded protein: MIEMKVAGIALDAITRSPIVLLKDAADRRALPIYIGQEQARAIAGAMENQKPPRPLTHDLIVNILETWNLTLEKVIIHSLQKDTFYAALIVQQGEVKKEIDARPSDAIAIALRTNTSIWVMEEVVADASIPVDRDADEAEQQAFREFISNIRPEDLIKRFGDGES
- a CDS encoding aldo/keto reductase, translating into MQYRRFGKTNLNLSVFSLGAMRYLVNQENVQQTIEQALALGINHIETARGYGKSEEYLGAALKTGLSVPRSQLYITTKIPPTPDADTMHRFIDESLEKLQLDYLDCLGIHGLNTWEHLELVKTGCIQAVEAAVDDGRIKHVGFSSHGSLEVIQAAINTDLFEFVNLHYYYFFQRNAPAIKLAVEKDMGVFIISPADKGGRLYSPPPKLQQLCQPFSPLELNYRFLLSDPRITTLSVGPANPEELINPLQVADNCGELSTAEISAFQRLENQQKNALLTDKCSQCFACLPCPENIHIPEVLRLRNLSIAYDMTDYGQYRYGMFENAGHWFPGMKANRCTECGDCLPRCPEELNIPALLQDAHETLNGKAGRRLWG
- a CDS encoding Uma2 family endonuclease, producing MQVTQQRYFTPEEYLQLEEAADYKSEYIDGEIIPMAGGTINHNQIALNLSTELNFAFKKQNNRVYMGDVRLWTPPKRTYTYPDVMILVDEPEFWNNRKDIIVNPQVIIEVLSKSTAAYDSEDKFQAYRTIPTFQEYLLIDQNRIHIDQFSKTGKKQWTLREYDEEDEKVSLVTVPFEISLEDVYNKVKFEVVEFAEERVDGEELG
- a CDS encoding IS4 family transposase, with the translated sequence MLAILYQKHLKSQLSLAEYLLLKILIHLLQSIKEVTLEKLANALPLGIKFESRRKRIQRFLSLPNLTIEKVWLPIIQELIANYFQNEKIIYIAIDRTNWSRINLLMVSVIWDKRAIPIYFSLLPKLGSSNLTEQQKILSPVIAILKDYKICVLGDREFCSVKLAKYLQSKDVYFCLRLKKNEFVEIKQDMFMELSSLGLTPGVSFFIKGVKVTKTQGFISFNVAGKWQRKINGVAPKEAWFILTNFDTLESAIAAYKKRFDIEEMFRDFKTGGYNLENTNVQGERFISLVLLIAIAYTSATINGQLIKRKGIQKYIARIKERSRSQRRHSSFYIGLYGQTWVHFKDSCIDLVTQLMRINRNKWKHYQQGLRAMKLIESIL
- a CDS encoding 3'-5' exonuclease — its product is MDAAYNPRNFITKSGNKIVVQENKLDIFYTDDAEHPKWQPIRTIKPYNTLKQMILDIETSGLISGTERILAIGCMNELGEYFVFMEEDESKLLLQFISHFQRTSPDVVLTYNGTEFDLPFIIHRCKINGIPHPFTISSKSRTIRTAQVFGKPIEIREIFIRNSQHVDVYICVLRWDFVIKSLFNSHSLKKVVLQMGLREHERLVLTHQEIQQCWSGGSGSRGWQKIREYLIYDLEDTKLIADKLVPSYHYESLIVPRMNLQQLSLTGNGTKWQRVLESQYPSYEPTTDRKMKFEGGLVISISGLHRSIAKIDVSSLYPSIMLKYGICSRKDTRRVGLSILEYLTKERLKLKQLGKAGDMSVKQAEGSLKELINSLFGFYGTSGVGFNDMEAAALVTAYGRRILRFMIDVIEKAGGVQVESDTDGIFFSHPKPLMVFENLQNSLPHGINIELEVLAKAMFVPTRGAKNYILWHEDGKITTKGSWRKRDRSRLEKQFPLNYLTQYLESKVSAEKYYQELTKIIASGEFPLEELQITRKIKKGEKTLLALGNTGDIVTFYQGFQGITNSAPYSSSYYLGLITNKRDEILSIIWRGDETA
- a CDS encoding DUF6876 family protein, whose amino-acid sequence is MINQDDLAHFTGSSTNFKHWSKKLLYTEGIQFVAEEAQAYWLIDAIASYQTNELLSKHPELKEFQLWQLEVNTDKTAVLTCGVDSDCHPDVVQNIEFTDFPLQQIKLYVCQTVLMLPSEY
- a CDS encoding DNA polymerase III subunit gamma/tau; translation: MTYQPLHLKYRPQSFAQLVGQQAIATTLTNAITSKRIAPAYLFTGPRGTGKTSSARILAKSLNCQHGDSSTPEPCGQCDSCSAIASGLSLDVVEIDAASNSGVENIRQIIDRVYVAPVNSRYKVYVLDEVHSLSSQAFQALLKTLEEPPRNVVFVLCTTEVHKVPTTIASRCQRFDFKRIGVDDMVKHLNYIISEEIIDITPEALLLVAQMSSGCLRDAECLLDQLSLLNTTITPNWVWELAGTVPEYELLTLVERIQENNSDAVIAIIRNLLEWGKEPLVILQNLTSFLRDMLIAKTSPNNQKMVTLTEDTWKELCEITKNWDSTTILLAQQHLRQSEVQVKLSTQPQLWLEVIILGLLPSANCTTPATFIPMRDNPPWTNWKTPGDAIAWAQEQLPQMSIESLQQQWNSLTPINGKKAPAWVEMVGQLIASR
- a CDS encoding IS701 family transposase — its product is MKETTPTAMPPCFEKWCQRFDDVFNHQAQKREFRHYLGGLLGESERKNLLQMAGNAIGVNYHRLHHFLTDAPWSAKKLNERRLEVMNKCSQTRINRGFSLIIDDSGHRKSGNLTEGVGRQYIGEIGKTDNGIVVVTSHLYDGRKSLPLDIELYQHADSLPQGKQDPLFEKKTEIAIKLIDQTRERGYQPGIVIVDAGYGNNTSFLLELEKRNLKYLGGVAKNRKVTISNQGNYQQTIRLDELAQTLPQEAFSEIKLKLDKSRTVWVATRLVEISRLEGQRSIAIVMNADTFSNATDIDYFITNVSTSVVTPEWIVNTYSQRNWVEVFYREAKGFLGLKEYQVRDKTSLIRHFILVFCAYTFILWHQLTGGLRRRWATKPLNTFTDALEAFRTAISFRFFEWLTINRDVFASHKASFGFIWA